The following are from one region of the Littorina saxatilis isolate snail1 linkage group LG4, US_GU_Lsax_2.0, whole genome shotgun sequence genome:
- the LOC138964028 gene encoding uncharacterized protein has protein sequence MAMVPVTVLLLLSMVAPVGWCQSNNQPIQPGTYYLDSNADCNGPVREIYAQKVRVIGHGTIQEQQSPQSCTLQLRSTSALEQTQLRIEVVAATIRDCDVRVSISDGDPDQNILRGFDCNSPTKPNERDYVTTGDLVSITLTRRDSINTLFDIEFFVTPLVSGNKPGYENDYGDSYGFFKEKLENDAAIGIVGAVFAVTVILVIIGIFCCRRRYEGKNKPWEQHQLASFQPEHSVYETKSKMSDTSSGVWASNMSRSQAQSAPRHRVEPTRHMARPSEDEDSVFDATDEPPKKQLMDRDRRWQRERERERDKQRGRGREYASQNNSFVQADDDHPQDTFVERVITPRVRPSRSHKPPPYEEALEESETERSELEEEEDSDDVDHKETSEEESEEPSSEEEEEEEKAGAAAPRPAPRPKPQPGYPPNAFPLQPGMPPPGAYPGYPPMGYPVPQGQFVPIMAPPPGQQYAQMGPGYPPPRYQGQPQPQPQPPQSNIRPTDPPIYSYLVQRGYTPLDMGRDSPVSLANTSQSQASADDSDKNILSPGVEYMRR, from the exons ATGGCGATGGTGCCAGTAACGGTGCTTTTGTTGCTGTCGATGGTGGCCCCCGTGGGGTGGTGCCAGTCTAACAACCAACCAATACAGCCTGGAACCT ACTACCTGGACAGCAACGCAGACTGCAATGGCCCAGTGCGAGAGATCTATGCGCAGAAGGTGAGAGTCATTGGCCACGGTACAATCCAGGAGCAACAAAGTCCCCAGAGTTGTACGCTGCAGCTGAGGTCAACTTCGGCCCTGGAGCAAACGCAGCTTCGCATTGAGGTGGTGGCTGCGACCATCCGCGACTGCGACGTCAGAGTGTCCATCTCAGACGGTGACCCTGATCAGAATATCCTG AGAGGTTTTGATTGTAACTCACCGACAAAACCCAATGAGCGTGATTATGTCACCACCGGTGACTTGGTGTCTATCACTCTCACCAGACGAGATTCCATCAACACTCTCTTTGACATTGAGTTTTTTGTCACGCCTCTTGTCT CTGGTAACAAGCCCGGCTATGAAAATGATTACGGAGACTCTTATGGATTCTTCAAAGAGAAGCTGGAAAATGACGCTGCCATCGGCATTGTGGGAGCTGTTTTTGCGGTCACTGTCATTCTCGTCATAATCGGCATCTTCTGCTGCCGCAGGCGTTATGAG GGCAAAAACAAGCCATGGGAGCAGCACCAGCTCGCATCCTTCCAACCAGAACACTCAGTGTACGAGACAAAGAGCAAGATGAGCGACACATCGTCGGGCGTGTGGGCGTCCAATATGTCTCGCAGCCAAGCACAATCTGCGCCCCGACATCGGGTCGAGCCCACAAGACACATGGCGAGGCCCAGTGAGGATGAGGATAGCGTCTTTGATG CGACTGATGAGCCACCCAAGAAACAGCTGATGGACCGGGACAGGAGGTGgcaaagggagagagagcgtgagCGAGACAAACAGAGGGGTCGCGGCCGAGAGTACGCCTCCCAGAACAACTCCTTTGTTCAGGCGGATGATGATCATCCACAG GACACATTTGTGGAGCGAGTGATCACACCTCGTGTGCGACCAAGTCGCTCTCATAAACCACCGCCCTACGAAGAAGCCCTGGAAGAGTCGGAGACAGAGAGATCGGAActggaagaagaggaggacaGCGATGATGTCGACCACAAAGAAACTTCAGAAGAGGAGAGCGAAGAGCCATCAtcagaggaagaagaggaggaggagaaggcaGGAGCAGCAGCGCCCAGACCGGCACCTCGTCCCAAACCACAACCCGGGTATCCTCCCAACGCTTTCCCTCTTCAGCCAGGCATGCCTCCGCCGGGTGCCTACCCTGGCTACCCCCCTATGGGATACCCTGTTCCCCAGGGTCAGTTTGTACCCATCATGGCCCCACCCCCGGGCCAGCAGTACGCCCAAATGGGGCCGGGGTATCCACCCCCGCGCTACCAAGGACAACCACAGCCACAACCACAGCCGCCCCAGAGTAACATTCGTCCGACGGATCCTCCCATCTATTCCTACCTTGTGCAGCGGGGCTACACTCCTCTGGACATGGGTCGTGACAGTCCTGTGTCCCTGGCCAACACCAGCCAATCCCAGGCATCCGCCGATGACTCTGATAAGAACATTCTGTCCCCTGGTGTTGAATACATGAGAAGATGA